The proteins below are encoded in one region of Rhizobacter sp.:
- a CDS encoding branched-chain amino acid ABC transporter ATP-binding protein/permease — MNIRRISLIVFLVLLVAFPLLPLPDFWITQANYIGMYALVALGLVLLTGVAGLTSFGQAAFVGMGAYTTAYLTTAHGLSPWVTVWIALVITAVAALVLAWITLRMSGHYLPLATIAWGLSLYYTLGNIDALGKYDGLLGLPAINFFGTELRSGRSFYYLLWVIVVLASFATLHLLDSRVGRALRAVKGGVTMAEAMGVNTFRTKVMAFVIAAIFAAISGWLFAHFQRTVNPSPFGLGKGIEYLFMAVLGGVGHVWGAIVGAGIVKILEEQLQTWLPRLMGSSGNYEVIVFGIVLVLVLHYARDGVWAFIEGWLPPVRRKVDWHGAAPLAEQSKPPQGELVLDVQAVRKQFGGLVAVNDVSFQVKAGEIVGLIGPNGAGKSTTFNLVTGVLPATSGAVSFRGQRIDGMASRDIAKRGLSRTFQHVKMIPTMTVLENVALGAHLRGSRGVAAAMLRLDRAEERSLLREAERQLKRIGMEQYLHEQAGNLAMGPQRLMEIARALCADPALLLLDEPAAGLRHKEKQALVEVLRQLRSEGLSILLVEHDMDLVMQVTDRIVVMEFGTKLMEGTPSEVQASPAVRAAYLGTEH; from the coding sequence ATGAACATCCGTCGCATCTCTCTCATCGTCTTCCTCGTGCTGCTGGTGGCGTTCCCGCTGCTGCCGCTGCCCGACTTCTGGATCACGCAGGCCAACTACATCGGCATGTACGCGCTGGTCGCGCTCGGCCTGGTGCTGCTCACCGGCGTGGCCGGGCTCACCTCGTTCGGCCAGGCGGCCTTCGTCGGCATGGGGGCCTACACCACCGCCTACCTCACCACCGCGCACGGCCTGTCGCCGTGGGTCACGGTGTGGATCGCGCTGGTCATCACCGCCGTGGCTGCGCTGGTGCTCGCGTGGATCACGCTGCGCATGTCGGGCCACTACCTGCCGCTGGCCACCATCGCGTGGGGCCTGAGCCTGTACTACACGCTCGGCAACATCGATGCGCTCGGCAAGTACGACGGCCTGCTCGGCCTGCCGGCGATCAACTTCTTCGGCACCGAGTTGCGCTCGGGGCGCAGCTTCTACTACCTGCTGTGGGTGATCGTGGTGCTGGCTTCGTTCGCCACGCTGCACCTGCTCGACTCGCGCGTGGGCCGTGCGCTGCGCGCGGTGAAGGGCGGCGTGACGATGGCCGAGGCGATGGGCGTGAACACCTTCCGCACCAAGGTCATGGCCTTCGTGATCGCCGCGATCTTCGCGGCCATCTCGGGCTGGCTCTTCGCGCACTTCCAGCGCACGGTGAACCCGTCGCCCTTCGGCCTCGGCAAGGGCATCGAGTACCTCTTCATGGCGGTGCTCGGCGGCGTGGGCCATGTGTGGGGCGCCATCGTCGGCGCCGGCATCGTGAAGATCCTCGAAGAGCAGCTGCAGACCTGGCTGCCGCGCCTGATGGGCAGCAGCGGCAACTACGAGGTGATCGTGTTCGGCATCGTGCTGGTGCTGGTGCTGCACTACGCCCGCGACGGCGTGTGGGCCTTCATCGAAGGCTGGTTGCCGCCGGTGCGCCGCAAGGTCGACTGGCATGGCGCGGCGCCGCTGGCCGAGCAGTCGAAGCCGCCGCAGGGCGAGCTGGTGCTCGACGTGCAGGCGGTGCGCAAGCAGTTCGGCGGGCTGGTGGCGGTCAACGACGTGAGCTTCCAGGTGAAGGCGGGCGAGATCGTGGGCTTGATCGGGCCGAACGGGGCGGGCAAGTCGACCACCTTCAACCTCGTGACCGGTGTGCTGCCGGCGACCAGCGGGGCGGTTAGTTTTCGCGGCCAGCGGATCGACGGCATGGCCTCGCGTGACATCGCGAAGCGGGGTTTGTCGCGCACCTTCCAGCACGTGAAGATGATCCCCACGATGACGGTGCTCGAGAACGTGGCGCTCGGGGCGCACCTGCGCGGCTCGCGCGGGGTGGCGGCGGCGATGTTGCGGCTCGATCGGGCCGAGGAGCGCTCGCTGCTGCGCGAGGCGGAGCGGCAGCTGAAGCGCATCGGGATGGAGCAGTACCTGCATGAGCAGGCGGGGAATCTGGCGATGGGGCCGCAGCGGTTGATGGAGATTGCGCGGGCGCTGTGTGCCGACCCGGCGTTGCTGTTGCTCGATGAGCCTGCGGCGGGGTTGCGGCACAAGGAGAAGCAGGCGCTGGTGGAGGTGCTGCGGCAGCTGCGGTCTGAAGGGTTGTCGATTCTTCTCGTCGAGCACGACATGGATCTGGTGATGCAGGTGACCGATCGGATCGTGGTGATGGAGTTTGGGACGAAGCTCATGGAGGGCACGCCTTCTGAGGTGCAGGCGTCGCCGGCGGTGCGGGCGGCTTATCTTGGGACGGAGCACTGA
- a CDS encoding ABC transporter substrate-binding protein, translating into MKAFRPLALALATLFAAGAAQADITVGVVLPLTGPANGLGIPVNNYIKLWPTSIAGEKLKVIVLDDASDPSKGVQNAKKLVTEDKVDVLVGSAVTPVAIAMAGVAAEAQTVQLMMSPANLPAGKDYWSYRLPQSNAVMAHALIEHMKKKGIKQIGFLGYTDAYGEGWLNDFKAESAKLGGPQIVAVERFARPDTSVTAQALKLVSANPPAILVVASGSGAAMPHKGLIERGYKGTIYQTHAAASRDLMRIGGKDVEGSFVVSGPAVAPEQLPDSHPSKKLALDFVQKYEKAYGAGSRNQFGAHGYDAALVLEKVVPVALKAGKPGTQAFRTALRDAIENMGRTVLSQGVVTYSKDNHWGFTTETGVILKVVKGEWDVEN; encoded by the coding sequence ATGAAAGCCTTCCGACCCCTCGCGCTAGCCCTGGCAACCTTGTTTGCCGCAGGTGCCGCCCAGGCCGACATCACCGTCGGCGTGGTGCTCCCGCTCACCGGCCCGGCCAACGGCCTGGGCATCCCGGTCAACAACTACATCAAGCTGTGGCCGACCAGCATTGCCGGCGAGAAGCTCAAGGTCATCGTGCTCGACGATGCCAGCGACCCCAGCAAGGGCGTGCAAAACGCCAAGAAGCTCGTCACCGAAGACAAGGTCGACGTGCTGGTCGGTTCGGCGGTGACGCCGGTGGCCATCGCGATGGCCGGTGTGGCCGCCGAAGCGCAGACCGTGCAGCTGATGATGTCGCCGGCCAACCTGCCCGCGGGCAAGGACTACTGGTCGTACCGCCTGCCGCAGAGCAACGCCGTGATGGCCCATGCGCTCATCGAGCACATGAAGAAGAAGGGCATCAAGCAGATCGGCTTCCTGGGCTACACCGACGCGTATGGCGAAGGCTGGCTCAACGACTTCAAGGCCGAGTCGGCCAAGCTGGGCGGCCCGCAGATCGTGGCGGTGGAGCGCTTCGCGCGCCCCGACACCAGCGTGACCGCACAGGCGCTGAAGCTCGTGTCGGCCAACCCGCCCGCCATCCTCGTGGTGGCCTCGGGCTCGGGTGCCGCCATGCCGCACAAGGGCCTGATCGAACGTGGCTACAAGGGCACGATCTACCAGACCCACGCCGCAGCCTCGCGCGACCTGATGCGCATCGGCGGCAAGGACGTCGAAGGCTCCTTCGTGGTCTCGGGCCCGGCCGTCGCGCCCGAGCAGCTGCCCGACTCGCACCCGTCCAAGAAGCTCGCGCTCGACTTCGTGCAGAAGTACGAGAAGGCCTATGGCGCCGGCAGCCGCAACCAGTTCGGCGCGCACGGCTATGACGCTGCGCTGGTGCTCGAGAAGGTGGTGCCGGTCGCGCTCAAGGCCGGCAAGCCGGGCACGCAAGCCTTCCGCACCGCGCTGCGCGATGCGATCGAGAACATGGGCCGCACCGTGCTGTCGCAAGGGGTGGTGACGTACTCGAAGGACAACCACTGGGGGTTCACGACGGAAACCGGCGTGATCTTGAAGGTGGTCAAGGGCGAGTGGGACGTCGAGAACTGA
- a CDS encoding SDR family NAD(P)-dependent oxidoreductase, whose protein sequence is MKIQGQAALVTGGASGLGAATARELARRGAKVAILDLNVAMGEKLAAEIGGIALKCDITDTYSVTAALDAAEKAHGPARIVMNIAGIGTAKRVVQKDGSPAPLEDFERVIRVNLIGTYNVIRLAAARIVALDPLEDGERGVFVNTASAAAFDGQVGQEAYSASKGGLAAMTLPLARDLAQFGVRACTIAPGLFLTPLLAELPQAVQESLAASIPFPKRLGKPEEFGHLAASIVENLSLNGEVIRLDGALRMAAR, encoded by the coding sequence ATGAAGATCCAAGGACAAGCAGCCCTCGTCACCGGCGGAGCCTCGGGCCTCGGCGCGGCCACCGCGCGTGAACTCGCCCGCCGCGGCGCCAAGGTCGCCATCCTCGACCTCAACGTCGCCATGGGCGAGAAACTTGCGGCCGAGATCGGCGGCATCGCGCTCAAGTGCGACATCACCGACACCTACTCGGTGACGGCCGCGCTCGACGCCGCCGAGAAGGCCCACGGCCCTGCGCGCATCGTGATGAACATCGCCGGCATCGGCACCGCCAAGCGTGTGGTGCAGAAAGACGGCTCGCCTGCGCCGCTCGAAGACTTCGAGCGCGTGATCCGCGTGAACCTGATCGGCACCTACAACGTGATCCGCCTGGCCGCGGCGCGCATCGTGGCGCTCGACCCGCTGGAAGACGGCGAGCGGGGCGTGTTCGTCAACACCGCCTCGGCCGCGGCCTTCGATGGCCAAGTGGGGCAAGAGGCGTACTCCGCCTCGAAGGGCGGCCTCGCCGCGATGACGCTGCCGCTCGCCCGAGACCTCGCGCAGTTCGGCGTGCGCGCTTGCACCATCGCCCCGGGCTTGTTCCTCACGCCGCTGCTGGCCGAGCTGCCTCAAGCCGTGCAGGAGTCGCTCGCGGCGAGCATCCCCTTCCCCAAGCGCCTGGGCAAGCCCGAGGAGTTTGGCCACCTCGCGGCCAGCATCGTCGAGAACCTCTCGCTCAACGGCGAAGTGATCCGCCTCGACGGCGCCCTGCGCATGGCGGCCCGCTGA
- a CDS encoding branched-chain amino acid ABC transporter permease translates to MDFSIASILTLDGVTNGAIYALLALATVLVFAITRVIFIAQGEFVAYGAITLAMLQNGNPVGSFWERHGDLPGTVWLLLVVALIAVVVDSVRGSRRGLGADQLLKDAAKTLALPVLVFAVAWFAGPRGWPLWAQSLFTLAVVTPLGPLVYRLAYEPVADASVLVLLIVSVGVHFALTGLGLVFFGAEGFRNPSFWDERFQIGAMTVSGQAIIIFVASIALMAALFVFFELTLRGKALRATAVNRLGARLMGISTSGAGKLTFGLAAFMGALSGLLIGPTTTVFYDSGFLIGLKGFVAAIFGGLASYPAAVLGALFVGVLESFGSFWASAFKEVIVFTVIIPVLLWRSFLHGHDDEE, encoded by the coding sequence ATGGACTTCTCAATTGCCAGCATCCTCACGCTAGACGGCGTCACCAACGGCGCCATCTACGCGCTGCTGGCCCTGGCCACCGTGCTGGTGTTTGCCATCACGCGCGTCATCTTCATTGCGCAGGGTGAGTTCGTCGCCTATGGCGCGATCACGCTGGCGATGCTGCAGAACGGCAACCCCGTCGGCAGCTTCTGGGAGCGGCATGGCGACCTGCCGGGCACGGTGTGGCTGCTGCTGGTGGTCGCGCTGATCGCGGTGGTGGTCGACTCGGTGCGCGGCAGCCGCCGCGGCCTCGGGGCCGACCAGTTGCTGAAGGACGCGGCCAAGACGCTCGCACTGCCGGTGCTGGTGTTCGCCGTGGCCTGGTTCGCCGGCCCGCGCGGCTGGCCGCTGTGGGCGCAAAGCCTCTTCACGCTCGCCGTCGTCACGCCGCTCGGCCCGCTGGTGTACCGCCTGGCCTATGAGCCGGTGGCCGATGCAAGCGTGCTGGTGCTGCTCATCGTCTCGGTCGGCGTGCACTTCGCACTCACCGGCCTGGGTCTCGTGTTCTTTGGTGCCGAGGGCTTCCGCAACCCGAGCTTCTGGGACGAGCGCTTCCAGATCGGCGCGATGACCGTGTCGGGCCAGGCCATCATCATCTTCGTTGCCTCGATCGCGCTGATGGCGGCGCTCTTCGTCTTCTTCGAGCTGACGCTGCGCGGCAAGGCCTTGCGCGCCACGGCGGTGAATCGACTCGGTGCGCGGCTGATGGGCATCTCGACCTCGGGTGCCGGCAAGCTGACCTTCGGCCTCGCCGCCTTCATGGGCGCGCTCTCGGGCCTGCTCATCGGGCCGACGACCACGGTCTTCTACGACTCCGGCTTCCTCATTGGCCTCAAGGGCTTCGTGGCGGCGATCTTCGGTGGGCTGGCCAGCTACCCGGCCGCGGTGCTGGGCGCGCTCTTCGTCGGCGTGCTGGAGAGCTTTGGTTCCTTCTGGGCCAGTGCCTTCAAGGAGGTGATTGTCTTCACCGTGATCATTCCGGTTCTCTTGTGGCGCTCGTTCCTCCACGGCCACGACGACGAAGAGTGA
- a CDS encoding acyl-CoA thioesterase has translation MPRTTTYGVTVQFGDCDPGGIVFFPNFGRWMDAASLTFFSQCGVKPWRVLENERGIVGTPLLELHTKFHKTATYGDSLTVHTHVDEWRRVAFTQVHRVLRGDELICEGREVRAFVTRDAHDRERLRAIPVPEDIQALCS, from the coding sequence ATGCCCCGCACCACCACCTACGGCGTGACCGTGCAGTTCGGCGATTGCGATCCCGGGGGCATCGTCTTCTTCCCGAATTTCGGGCGCTGGATGGACGCGGCCTCGCTCACGTTTTTCTCGCAGTGCGGCGTGAAACCCTGGCGTGTGCTGGAAAACGAGCGGGGCATCGTGGGAACGCCGCTGCTCGAACTCCACACCAAGTTCCACAAGACCGCGACCTACGGCGACAGCCTCACCGTGCACACGCACGTGGACGAATGGCGCCGCGTGGCCTTCACCCAGGTGCACCGCGTGTTGCGTGGCGACGAGCTGATCTGCGAAGGCCGCGAGGTGCGGGCCTTCGTGACGCGAGACGCGCACGACCGCGAGCGCCTGCGTGCGATCCCCGTTCCCGAAGACATCCAAGCCCTTTGCAGTTGA